AAGCATAAATGCTAAAACCGCAAACAATACAGCCGCTATAATAGGTAGTATCAAAGTTTTAGACATACTAAGGCTTTCCGAGAGGTTCGTATCTAGTACACTCATTATCATTCCTACATTAAACCCTTGCTCATATATAAACAAACACGATGCAGAAATCATAAAATTAGCTCCGAACAAAATCAATAGTAAAAAAACTATCGATTTGAAAAAATAGTTTCCTCTATATAAAATACTACAAAAAGTAATTATCGAAAAAAACATCACACCATACTCCACAACATTCCTTACCACATCTAGTGTATTAACACTCTTAGTAGAACCGTCTAACAGATAAGGATACGACGAAAAAAAACCAACTATATACATCACAAAAGACAACAGCCCAAATAGATAGATTTTTTTACTATTAAATGTATTATAAAAGGAAGTCATATTCTTTTAATCTGGTCTAATATTAACATAATCTCTAGGAGCTTGCGTGTAGTTAAGTTTCGGCTGAACCGACTCTCTCACCACTTTTACAAACTCATCTAAAATTTTTTGTTTATAGGTAGGTTTATAATAGATTAAACTAATTTCTCTATAAGGAAAAGGCTTTCTAAATCTTGATATTTTAGCCTTTTGAGTATTCTCTAGCTGGTTAGCCGCAAGTTCAGGCAACAGCGTAATTCCTCCCACTCTATCCACAATTTGAAGTAAAGAACTGATACTCGTCGCTTTAAAATCAAGATTATTAGGTTTCAATCTATTCTCTTTAAGATTACATATATTCTCAAATTGAGTCGTCAGGCAATTTCCCTCTTCCAAAAGCCATATTTTATCCGCTTTTATATCTTGAGGAAGTACAAATTTACTCTCATTTTCCCCACCATACTCAGAAGAATACAGCATCAATTCTTCATTAAACAAAACATCTTTAAAAAACTCATCAGCATCGTGGTGAGGTGTCACAATGATACCTGCATCTATCTCGCCTGATTTCAATGCCTTTATCACACTGTCTGTATTAAGTTCCTTTACTTCCATTTCTATATTGGGATTCTGTGATAGAAAATCAAAAATTTCCACAGGAAGTATAAACGGAGACACCGTAGGGATAATACCCAGCACCACCTTACCCGCCAAAATATTATTGAGACTATTCGCCTTATTTTTCATCTCATTAATTTCATCAATAATCTTATAAGCGTGTTGCAGGATTTCCTTACCTGCATCTGTGGTTCTTATTGGATGTGCGGAGCGGTCAAATATTTTAACATCTAACTCTTCTTCCAATTTCTGTATCATCGCACTAAGGGTAGGTTGAGTGATAAAACACGCTTGAGCTGCTTTGCCAAAATGCTTGTGTTTATCCACAGAAATGAGGTATTCTAATTGCTGAACATTCATTATTTCATAGAATTGTAAATAAGGCTTTCCTAAAATTTTTCTACGCAAATATACTAATGTTTATTCATTTTATACCTAAATTTGTTTAATTTTACGAACCTACAATAGTGTAGTTTTAACCTAAAATAACGATAAAATAACAATATGTCTCATAAAAAACTTACCTCTACTTCTGGAAGTCCTTACTACGAATACGAAGACTCACAAACGGTAGGCTCTAGAGGTCCTGTCCTGCTACAAGATTTTGTTTTACAGGAAAAACTGGCACATTTCGTAAGAGAAAGAATACCAGAAAGGGTCGTACACGCAAAAGGGACAGGAGCTTACGGAACGTTTACCGTAACTAATGATATTACCAAATATACTAAAGCTAAACTCTTCTCTAAAGTAGGCAACACTTGCAAGATATTTGCTCGTTTCTCAACGGTTGGCGGCGAAAAAGGCAGTGCTGATACTGAAAGAGACCCTAGAGGCTTCGCTCTTAAATTTTATACAGAAGACGGAAATTGGGATTTGGTGGGCAACAATACCCCCGTGTTCTTTATCAAAGACGCTAAAAAATTCTCTGATTTCATTCATACACAGAAAAGACACCCAAAAACCAACCTCAAAAGCCACACGATGATGTGGGATTTTTGGTCGCTTAATCCCGAATCTCTTCACCAAGTACTTATACTAATGTCAGATAGAGGTACACCTTACGGCTATCGCCATATGCACGGTTTTGGCTCTCACACCTTTTCTATGATTAACGCTAATAATGAAAGGGTTTGGGTGAAATTCCATTTTAAAACCCAACAAGGCATTAAAAACTTCACCGATGAGGAAGCTGTGAAAATGAAAGGTGAAAATCCAGACTTTGCTCAAGAAGACCTTGTAAATGCAATAGAAAGTGGCAACTTCCCTAAATGGACACTCTACATACAGGTAATGACCGAAGAACAGGCTAATGAGTCTCGTTGGAATCCTTTTGATATAACCAAAGTTTGGCCTCATAGCGAGTTTCCTTTAATAGAAGTGGGAGAAATGGAACTCAACAAAATCCCTGATAATTATTTCGCTGAAGTGGAGCAGTCTATATTTGCTCCTAGCAATATCATTGACGGTATTGGACTTTCTCCCGACAAAATGCTACAAGGACGCATCTTCTCCTATCCAGATGCACATCGTTATAGAGTGGGCGTTAATGCTTATCAGTTGCAGGTTAATCGCTGTCCATTCTCGGTAAATCATTATCATAGAGATGGTGCAATGGCAGATGCTTCAAACTATAAAGATAGTCCAAACTATTATCCAAATAGCTTTGATGATATAAAACCTGACTCTTCCTATAAAGCCCACGAATATCATTTAGATAATAATAAAGTGGCTTTTTTCAACCGAAATGAAAATGATGATGACCATTTTACACAACCTGGATTACTTTATTCCAAAGCGATGGACGACCAAGCTAGAGCCAACCTTGTAAAAAATATTATAAACCATATGCAAAAAATTGATGGTGAAAGAAGAGAGGAAATCATCAATAGACAACTCTGCCATTTCTTCCGTGCTAATTTAGACTTAGGAATGAAAGTGGCTTCTGGACTTGGCATCAGCATCAATTTTAATGATATGCATCAGCAAAAGTAAAACTTTATTTTTTTTCGTATATTAGACACCAAACAAAAATATAGTAATATGAAAAGGAAAGAGTTTTTGCAGAATTTAGGTTTAGGCGTATTATCGGCAGCAGCAGTACCTACTACTTTGTTAGGTCAAAGCACTGTTGTAAACAATAAAGACAACGAAACCATTGATGGATATAATGAAGAAATGCCACCTCTAAACGACGGCAATAGCCTTAATAAAGTATTAGGACTTGGTGGCGTTCCATTAGCAGGAGCTTGGAAACCAACTTCGGAGGAAGACGCACTAAAAACTCTGGAAAAAGCGTGGGAATTAGGCATTCGTTATTATGATACATCTCCTAGATACGGTAACGGAATTAGCGAGAGAAGATTTGGTGTATTTTTAGACGGCAAACCTTCGGATAAATATATTTTATCCAGTAAAGTAGGGAGAATTTTAAAGCCTGGAGTTGCTCCAAAGGAACAAATTAAGCACCTTTGGAAAAACCCAATGAATGCCGTTTTCAATTACGATTACACAGCAAGTGGAGCTAGAAAATCAATAGAGGACAGCTTATTAAGGTTGGGAGTTCAGAAGTTAGATTTTGTTTTTATCCACGATTTAAACCCTGCTAATTTCGGTTCTAAAGAAGAGTATCAAAACTATTTTGAAGAAGCTAAAAAAGGAGCTATCCCCGAACTTGCCAAAATGAAAGAAGAAGGCATCATCAAAGGTTGGGGCTTTGGCATCAATCAGCCTGATGCGGTTCTAGAAGCATTGAATTTTTCGCAACCAGACATTTGTCTAATGGCTACACAATACTCTCTACTAGACCATAAGCAGGCTCTAAATGAAACCTTCCCTACCTTACAAAAAAATAAAGTAAAAATTGTACTTGGTTCTCCACTAAACTGTGGTTATCTTGCAGGAAATGAAACTTGGAACTACTCTCCAAATCCAGCTCCTAAAGAAATTACAGAAAAGAGAAAGCAACTACAAGCCGTAGCTGCTAAGTACGGTGTTGACCTAAGAACGGCTGCTCTACAATTTGCAATGGCACATCCTGCCGTAGTTTCTGTACTCACAGGTTGTAGAAATGCAGAACAGATTTACAAGAATTTTATTTCGTTACACGGAAACGAAATCATCAACAAAGCCTTTTGGGGTGAGTTAAAAGCTTTAGGACTAATTGAAAAAAACGCTCCTACTCCAACTGTTTAAAAACAGAAAATTATGTATCAATATCTTATCATAGAAAAAG
The genomic region above belongs to Riemerella anatipestifer and contains:
- a CDS encoding hydrogen peroxide-inducible genes activator — encoded protein: MNVQQLEYLISVDKHKHFGKAAQACFITQPTLSAMIQKLEEELDVKIFDRSAHPIRTTDAGKEILQHAYKIIDEINEMKNKANSLNNILAGKVVLGIIPTVSPFILPVEIFDFLSQNPNIEMEVKELNTDSVIKALKSGEIDAGIIVTPHHDADEFFKDVLFNEELMLYSSEYGGENESKFVLPQDIKADKIWLLEEGNCLTTQFENICNLKENRLKPNNLDFKATSISSLLQIVDRVGGITLLPELAANQLENTQKAKISRFRKPFPYREISLIYYKPTYKQKILDEFVKVVRESVQPKLNYTQAPRDYVNIRPD
- a CDS encoding catalase, translating into MSHKKLTSTSGSPYYEYEDSQTVGSRGPVLLQDFVLQEKLAHFVRERIPERVVHAKGTGAYGTFTVTNDITKYTKAKLFSKVGNTCKIFARFSTVGGEKGSADTERDPRGFALKFYTEDGNWDLVGNNTPVFFIKDAKKFSDFIHTQKRHPKTNLKSHTMMWDFWSLNPESLHQVLILMSDRGTPYGYRHMHGFGSHTFSMINANNERVWVKFHFKTQQGIKNFTDEEAVKMKGENPDFAQEDLVNAIESGNFPKWTLYIQVMTEEQANESRWNPFDITKVWPHSEFPLIEVGEMELNKIPDNYFAEVEQSIFAPSNIIDGIGLSPDKMLQGRIFSYPDAHRYRVGVNAYQLQVNRCPFSVNHYHRDGAMADASNYKDSPNYYPNSFDDIKPDSSYKAHEYHLDNNKVAFFNRNENDDDHFTQPGLLYSKAMDDQARANLVKNIINHMQKIDGERREEIINRQLCHFFRANLDLGMKVASGLGISINFNDMHQQK
- a CDS encoding aldo/keto reductase; translation: MKRKEFLQNLGLGVLSAAAVPTTLLGQSTVVNNKDNETIDGYNEEMPPLNDGNSLNKVLGLGGVPLAGAWKPTSEEDALKTLEKAWELGIRYYDTSPRYGNGISERRFGVFLDGKPSDKYILSSKVGRILKPGVAPKEQIKHLWKNPMNAVFNYDYTASGARKSIEDSLLRLGVQKLDFVFIHDLNPANFGSKEEYQNYFEEAKKGAIPELAKMKEEGIIKGWGFGINQPDAVLEALNFSQPDICLMATQYSLLDHKQALNETFPTLQKNKVKIVLGSPLNCGYLAGNETWNYSPNPAPKEITEKRKQLQAVAAKYGVDLRTAALQFAMAHPAVVSVLTGCRNAEQIYKNFISLHGNEIINKAFWGELKALGLIEKNAPTPTV